Proteins from a single region of Callospermophilus lateralis isolate mCalLat2 chromosome Y, mCalLat2.hap1, whole genome shotgun sequence:
- the Crlf2 gene encoding cytokine receptor-like factor 2, which produces MRQQLRPWAAATVLLLGDLLASGDAAGAAGEELQLHITCFNFETVLVTWNATGYPGTNLSFFYTFTRGAGLSPCPNYTLWQGRTTGCLLAARDDILHFSIRNGSRLLVSRSQWVSDYLKPGSPKDVHFRWLQEGVVVTCSDLPYGGLLYEVQYRSRFDAEWESREATTCNVTVGGLDTEKCYSFRTRVKTTEDQYGPHATPSDWSQVTHWQRAELRDSCEMEPGPRLPRFPKFILICSAVTLLTLGLLLLSLWKLQRVKKLLVPSVPDPKGKFPGLFEQHQGNFQAWITDTQNVVPLAKAGGLEPETPPEEALVIHLLKTEPEAPASSGPACLQTGQEEAPGGPPQLPPQAPQGGDRVLLGDFAFVMSDNSYMML; this is translated from the exons CAGGGGACGCAGCAGGAGCCGCGG GAGAAGAGCTGCAGCTGCACATCACCTGCTTCAACTTCGAAACGGTGCTGGTCACTTGGAACGCCACTGGATACCCGGGGACAAACCTTAGCTTCTTCTACAC GTTCACGCGGGGCGCGGGTCTCAGCCCCTGCCCCAACTACACGCTTTGGCAAGGCCGCACGACCGGGTGCCTGCTGGCCGCGCGCGACGACATCCTCCACTTCTCCATCAGAAACGGGAGCCGCCTCCTCGTCTCCAGGAGCCAGTGGGTGAGCGACTACC TGAAGCCCGGCTCCCCCAAGGACGTCCACTTCCGGTGGCTGCAGGAGGGCGTCGTGGTGACCTGCTCCGACCTGCCCTACGGGGGCCTCCTCTACGAGGTCCAGTACAGGAGCCGCTTCGACGCCGAGTGGGAG TCCAGGGAAGCGACGACGTGCAACGTGACCGTCGGAGGGTTGGACACCGAGAAGTGCTACAGCTTCCGGACCCGGGTGAAAACCACTGAGGACCAGTACGGCCCCCACGCCACCCCCAGCGACTGGTCCCAGGTGACGCACTGGCAGAGGGCGGAGCTCAGAG ACTCCTGCGAGATGGAGCCCGGTCCTCGCCTCCCGCGGTTCCCCAAGTTCATCCTCATCTGCAGCGCGGTCACCCTGCTGACCCTGGGTCTCCTGCTGCTGTCCTTATGGAAACTGCAGAG GGTGAAGAAGCTGCTGGTGCCCAGCGTCCCGGACCCGAAGGGCAAGTTCCCCGGCCTCTTCGAGCAGCACCAAGGGAACTTCCAG GCGTGGATCACAGACACCCAGAACGTGGTCCCGCTGGCCAAGGCGGGAGGCCTGGAGCCCGAGACCCCCCCGGAGGAGGCCCTGGTCATCCACCTGCTCAAGACGGAGCCCGAGGCGCCTGCCAGCTCAGGACCCGCGTGTCTGCAGACGGGGCAGGAAGAGGCCCCGGGGGGGCCCCCCCAGCTCCCTCCCCAGGCCCCCCAAGGTGGAGACCGGGTGCTTCTGGGCGACTTCGCCTTTGTGATGAGTGACAACTCCTACATGATGCTGTGA